In the Agrococcus sp. Marseille-Q4369 genome, one interval contains:
- a CDS encoding glycosyltransferase 87 family protein: MTGQTNDRAAVAPRIIRRAQAADFADRMLTRRWLVRAFLLLHGASLLALLPAIIAGGTVGDLPLYREWAMAAFEGDEIVGIDADWVYPLLAWLPIGAANLLGAPLYQLLWFLMTAALNWWAVWVLSDGGRSRRGMLAAHAFMLGFLLLSPVALLRLEGITGPLVIVGLVWLSRRPLVAGALLAVATWIKVWPAMVIAAIVAVHRDRWLVVLAGFGVTAATAAISATLGGIPHLMSFLTMQTDRALQLEAPIATPWVWAAALDVFGSRVYQNRALATREVVGPLDGGAILLSTPLLIAAVACIAVLLLWARRRGADSRELLLVGAFALVAASIVFNKVGSPQYLLWLLPIAAVAMARPTAWWRRMTALLLVTSLLTTLVFPIFYMPLVRLEWFAVLLLSARNLLLVALLLAAIAKLVQLGRAGGLGSRATVSTNTEPLAIV; this comes from the coding sequence TTGACTGGGCAGACGAACGATCGCGCGGCAGTCGCTCCGCGGATCATCCGTCGGGCCCAGGCCGCCGACTTCGCCGACCGCATGCTCACGCGCCGCTGGCTCGTGCGCGCCTTCCTGCTGCTGCACGGGGCCTCGCTGCTCGCCCTGCTGCCGGCGATCATCGCGGGCGGCACGGTCGGTGACCTGCCGCTCTACCGTGAGTGGGCGATGGCCGCGTTCGAGGGCGACGAGATCGTCGGGATCGACGCCGACTGGGTCTACCCGCTGCTCGCGTGGCTGCCGATCGGCGCGGCCAACCTGCTCGGCGCCCCGCTCTACCAGCTGCTGTGGTTCCTCATGACGGCCGCGCTCAACTGGTGGGCCGTCTGGGTGCTGAGCGATGGCGGTCGCAGCCGTCGGGGCATGCTCGCCGCGCACGCCTTCATGCTCGGCTTCCTGCTGCTGAGCCCCGTCGCGCTGCTGCGCCTCGAGGGCATCACCGGCCCGCTCGTCATCGTCGGGCTCGTGTGGCTCTCGCGCCGCCCGCTCGTCGCGGGCGCGCTGCTCGCGGTCGCGACCTGGATCAAGGTGTGGCCCGCGATGGTGATCGCGGCGATCGTCGCGGTGCACCGCGACCGCTGGCTCGTCGTGCTCGCCGGCTTCGGCGTCACCGCCGCGACCGCCGCGATCAGCGCGACGCTCGGCGGCATCCCGCACCTGATGAGCTTCCTCACGATGCAGACCGACCGCGCGCTGCAGCTCGAGGCGCCGATCGCGACGCCGTGGGTGTGGGCGGCAGCGCTCGACGTGTTCGGCTCCCGCGTCTATCAGAACCGGGCGCTCGCGACGCGCGAGGTCGTCGGTCCGCTCGACGGCGGGGCGATCCTGCTCTCGACGCCGCTGCTCATCGCCGCGGTCGCATGCATCGCGGTGCTGCTGCTCTGGGCGAGGCGGCGCGGCGCCGACTCGCGCGAGCTGCTGCTCGTCGGTGCCTTCGCGCTCGTCGCCGCATCGATCGTCTTCAACAAGGTCGGCTCGCCGCAGTACCTGCTGTGGCTGCTGCCGATCGCCGCGGTCGCGATGGCGCGGCCCACCGCCTGGTGGCGGCGGATGACGGCGCTGCTGCTCGTCACGTCGCTGCTGACGACGCTCGTCTTCCCGATCTTCTACATGCCGCTCGTGCGCCTCGAGTGGTTCGCGGTGCTGCTGCTCTCGGCGCGCAACCTGCTGCTCGTGGCCCTGCTGCTCGCGGCGATCGCGAAGCTCGTCCAGCTCGGCCGGGCCGGCGGGCTCGGCTCCCGCGCGACGGTCTCGACGAACACGGAGCCGCTCGCGATCGTCTGA
- the gdhA gene encoding NADP-specific glutamate dehydrogenase yields MSQLHPHLEPVYADVLHRNPGEAEFHQAVFEVLESLGPVVSKRPDYVDAQILNRIVEPERQIIFRVPWIDDAGVVQINRGFRVQFNSALGPYKGGLRFHPSVYLGIIKFLGFEQIFKNSLTGLPIGGGKGGSDFDPKGKSDSEIMRFCQSFMTELRTHIGQYTDVPAGDMGVGGRELGYMFGQYKRLTNEYESGVLTGKGITWGGSQVRKEATGYGTVYFLEEVLRSRGESFEGKRVVVSGSGNVAIYAIEKVQQLGGTVIACSDSSGFVVDERGIDLELVKEIKEVRRGRMAEYVERRPHASFTADASIWTVPCDIAVPCATQNELDEDDAATLVRNGCTVVGEGANMPATQGAARVFAAAGIAFAPGKAVNAGGVATSALEMQQNASRDSWTFDHTDARLREIMQGIHDRCAETAEEYGRPGDYVAGANIAGFNRVADAMLALGVI; encoded by the coding sequence TTGTCGCAGCTCCACCCCCACCTCGAGCCGGTCTACGCGGACGTCCTGCACCGCAACCCCGGCGAGGCCGAGTTCCACCAGGCCGTCTTCGAGGTGCTCGAGAGCCTCGGTCCGGTGGTCTCGAAGCGCCCGGACTACGTCGACGCGCAGATCCTCAACCGCATCGTCGAGCCCGAGCGGCAGATCATCTTCCGCGTGCCGTGGATCGACGACGCGGGCGTCGTGCAGATCAACCGCGGCTTCCGGGTGCAGTTCAACTCGGCGCTCGGCCCGTACAAGGGCGGCCTGCGCTTCCACCCGAGCGTCTACCTCGGCATCATCAAGTTCCTCGGCTTCGAGCAGATCTTCAAGAACTCCCTCACGGGCCTCCCGATCGGCGGCGGCAAGGGCGGCAGCGACTTCGACCCGAAGGGCAAGTCCGACTCCGAGATCATGCGCTTCTGCCAGTCGTTCATGACCGAGCTGCGCACCCACATCGGCCAGTACACCGACGTGCCCGCGGGCGACATGGGCGTCGGCGGCCGCGAGCTCGGCTACATGTTCGGCCAGTACAAGCGGCTGACGAACGAGTACGAGTCGGGCGTGCTGACGGGCAAGGGCATCACGTGGGGCGGTTCGCAAGTGCGGAAGGAGGCGACCGGCTACGGCACCGTCTACTTCCTCGAGGAGGTGCTGCGCTCGCGCGGCGAGAGCTTCGAGGGCAAGCGCGTCGTCGTCTCCGGCTCCGGCAACGTCGCGATCTACGCGATCGAGAAGGTGCAGCAGCTCGGCGGCACCGTCATCGCGTGCAGCGACTCCTCCGGCTTCGTCGTCGACGAGCGGGGCATCGACCTCGAGCTCGTGAAGGAGATCAAGGAGGTGCGCCGCGGCCGCATGGCCGAGTACGTCGAGCGCCGACCGCACGCCTCCTTCACCGCCGACGCATCCATCTGGACCGTGCCGTGCGACATCGCCGTGCCGTGCGCGACGCAGAACGAGCTCGACGAGGACGACGCCGCGACGCTCGTGCGGAACGGCTGCACCGTCGTCGGCGAGGGCGCCAACATGCCCGCGACGCAGGGCGCGGCCCGCGTCTTCGCCGCGGCGGGCATCGCGTTCGCGCCCGGCAAGGCCGTCAACGCCGGCGGCGTCGCGACGAGCGCCCTCGAGATGCAGCAGAACGCCTCGCGCGACTCCTGGACCTTCGACCACACGGATGCGCGCCTGCGGGAGATCATGCAGGGCATCCACGACCGCTGCGCCGAGACGGCGGAGGAGTACGGTCGGCCGGGCGACTACGTCGCGGGCGCGAACATCGCCGGCTTCAACCGCGTCGCGGACGCGATGCTGGCGCTCGGCGTCATCTGA
- a CDS encoding maleylpyruvate isomerase N-terminal domain-containing protein, whose amino-acid sequence MTVRFDDAVSDLAELVRRVPRELLDGPGLGEWTLRELIGHTSRAITTVTAYLELPEPQAITIHSASEYLEVVLRQHGDDEAILLRGRAAGAALGDDLAAEIEAMHVEAATAIAAAGLDRRIAIGGGATIAMRLGEYLRTRVFELTVHGIDIADAAGIAWAPVPAHVLDALHLAAANASARGAGIEALRLLTGRRPDAGLEGVLRAGA is encoded by the coding sequence ATGACCGTGCGATTCGACGACGCCGTCAGCGATCTCGCGGAGCTCGTCCGGCGGGTGCCGCGCGAGCTGCTCGACGGACCGGGCCTCGGCGAGTGGACGCTCCGCGAGCTCATCGGGCACACCTCCCGGGCCATCACGACCGTCACCGCCTACCTCGAGCTTCCGGAGCCTCAAGCGATCACGATCCACTCGGCGAGCGAGTACCTCGAGGTCGTGCTGCGACAGCACGGCGACGACGAGGCGATCCTGCTGCGCGGCCGCGCGGCCGGCGCGGCGCTCGGCGACGACCTCGCCGCCGAGATCGAGGCGATGCACGTCGAGGCCGCGACCGCGATCGCCGCCGCCGGCCTCGACCGCCGCATCGCGATCGGCGGCGGCGCGACGATCGCGATGCGGCTCGGCGAGTACCTGCGCACGCGGGTGTTCGAGCTGACGGTGCACGGCATCGACATCGCCGACGCCGCGGGCATCGCGTGGGCGCCCGTGCCCGCGCACGTGCTCGACGCCCTGCACCTCGCCGCCGCCAACGCATCCGCCCGCGGCGCGGGCATCGAGGCCCTCCGCCTGCTCACCGGTCGGCGGCCCGACGCGGGCCTCGAGGGCGTGCTGCGCGCCGGAGCGTGA
- a CDS encoding GNAT family protein, which produces MSILDPVVLTHPLVTLEPLGHEHAPALADAAAEGELWRRAWYTSVPEPGEVAAEIDRRLALHRAGSMVPWAIVVGGRAVGMTTYMHVEPETPRLEVGSTWMAVSAQGSGVNPAIKLMMLERAFDELGCVAVELRTHWHNRQSRDAIERLGAKLDGVLRSHQVYKGTLRDTVVYSIIASEWPAVRRGLEARLEARLGARLDVR; this is translated from the coding sequence GTGAGCATCCTCGACCCGGTCGTCCTGACGCATCCGCTCGTCACCCTCGAGCCGCTCGGCCACGAGCACGCGCCGGCGCTCGCCGACGCGGCCGCCGAGGGGGAGCTCTGGCGCCGCGCCTGGTACACGAGCGTGCCGGAGCCGGGCGAGGTCGCCGCCGAGATCGATCGGCGGCTCGCGCTCCACCGCGCCGGATCGATGGTGCCGTGGGCGATCGTCGTCGGCGGGCGTGCCGTCGGCATGACCACCTACATGCACGTCGAGCCGGAGACGCCGCGGCTCGAGGTCGGCTCGACGTGGATGGCGGTCTCGGCGCAGGGATCGGGCGTGAACCCCGCGATCAAGCTCATGATGCTCGAGCGCGCGTTCGACGAGCTCGGCTGCGTCGCTGTCGAGCTCCGAACCCACTGGCACAACCGGCAGTCGCGCGACGCGATCGAGCGGCTCGGCGCGAAGCTCGACGGCGTGCTGCGCAGCCACCAGGTCTACAAGGGCACGCTGCGCGACACGGTCGTCTACTCGATCATCGCCTCGGAGTGGCCGGCCGTGCGGCGGGGGCTCGAGGCACGGCTCGAGGCACGGCTCGGAGCCCGGCTCGACGTGCGCTGA